From Juglans regia cultivar Chandler chromosome 6, Walnut 2.0, whole genome shotgun sequence, the proteins below share one genomic window:
- the LOC108985628 gene encoding laccase-14-like, giving the protein MGSILWFLGIIFFLNGMLRCMANTNVHYYNFVLKETKFTRLCSTKSMLTVNGSFPGPTIRVHKGDTVYVNVQNQGEYGVTIHWHGVKQPRNPWSDGPENITQCPIPPNTSFTQQIIFSDEEGTLWWHAHSDWSRATVHGAIIISPAPNTTYPFPKPYAEETIVLGEWYKGDVMAIINDALATGGDPNTSNAFTINGQPGDLYDCSKESTYRLLVNYGKTYLLRIINAVMNEEQFFGIANHSLTVVGTDGAYIKPITTNYIMITPGQTMDVLVTANQALSHYYIVTTPFADTTAPFDNTTATAILQYTGKYIAPSSPSFPTLPSYNDKAAVENFTKLLRSLASKEHPVQVPKTITKSIFITVSVNQLYCPDQSCAGPNGNRLSASLNNISFQTPTTDILQAYYRNLPNVYTNNFPKQPPYYFNFTGDVGNNTIFPSLGTKVLTIDYNDAVEIVFQGTNIGAAENHPMHLHGFSFYVVGIGSGNFNNKTSPKSYNLVDPPEVNTIGVPKNGWLAIRFIANNPGVWFMHCHLERHASWGMNTVLIVKNGGTNATSIRPPPKYMPPCSKS; this is encoded by the exons ATGGGCTCGATCTTATGGTTTCTAGGGATTATATTCTTTCTCAACGGCATGCTTCGTTGCATGGCCAACACAAACGTCCACTACTATAACTTCGTC CTGAAGGAGACAAAGTTCACGCGGCTATGTAGCACGAAGAGCATGTTAACTGTGAACGGCAGTTTTCCTGGGCCAACCATTCGCGTTCACAAAGGGGATACTGTTTATGTTAATGTACAAAATCAAGGGGAATATGGCGTCACCATCCACTg GCATGGGGTCAAGCAACCAAGGAATCCATGGTCAGATGGACCTGAGAACATCACGCAATGCCCCATTCCACCTAATACAAGCTTCACTCAACAGATCATATTTTCAGACGAGGAAGGAACTCTTTGGTGGCATGCTCATAGTGATTGGTCACGCGCTACTGTACATGGTGCCATCATTATTTCGCCAGCTCCTAATACCACTTACCCATTTCCAAAGCCTTATGCAGAAGAGACTATTGTTCTTG GGGAATGGTATAAAGGAGATGTGATGGCCATAATTAACGATGCCCTTGCAACTGGTGGCGATCCAAACACTTCAAATGCTTTCACTATTAATGGCCAACCTGGAGATCTGTACGATTGTTCCAAAG AAAGTACGTACCGTCTACTGGTTAACTACGGAAAGACCTATCTTCTACGCATAATCAACGCCGTGATGAATGAAGAACAGTTCTTCGGAATCGCAAACCACAGCCTCACAGTTGTAGGGACGGATGGTGCATACATCAAACCCATAACAACAAATTACATAATGATAACTCCAGGACAAACCATGGACGTTTTGGTTACAGCCAACCAGGCTCTCAGTCACTATTACATTGTTACGACGCCTTTTGCCGACACCACTGCTCCCTTTGACAACACTACTGCCACGGCAATTCTCCAGTACACAGGCAAGTACATTGCCCCTTCATCTCCTAGCTTCCCAACACTTCCTAGTTACAATGACAAAGCAGCTGTAGAAAACTTTACAAAGCTCTTGAGGAGCTTAGCAAGCAAAGAGCACCCTGTCCAAGTGCCTAAAACAATCACGAAAAGTATCTTTATCACTGTTTCTGTAAATCAGCTGTACTGCCCTGATCAATCGTGTGCTGGACCGAATGGCAATCGGCTATCTGCAAGCTTGAATAATATAAGTTTTCAGACCCCAACAACCGATATCCTCCAAGCATATTACAG GAACCTGCCCAACGTTTATACCAACAATTTCCCAAAGCAGCCTCCGTATTATTTCAACTTCACGGGAGATGTAGGGAACAATACAATTTTTCCAAGCCTAGGGACGAAGGTCTTGACAATAGATTATAATGATGCTGTTGAGATAGTGTTTCAAGGGACTAATATTGGGGCAGCTGAGAATCATCCAATGCACCTGCATGGTTTTAGCTTCTATGTGGTCGGGATTGGTTCAGGGAATTTCAACAATAAGACATCACCAAAGTCTTATAATTTGGTTGATCCACCAGAAGTTAACACCATTGGAGTTCCTAAGAACGGATGGCTTGCAATCAGATTCATTGCTAATAATCCCG GAGTGTGGTTTATGCACTGTCATTTGGAAAGGCATGCTAGCTGGGGTATGAATACTGTGCTTATAGTGAAGAATGGGGGCACCAACGCAACAAGCATCCGCCCACCTCCTAAATATATGCCTCCTTGTTCCAAGTCCTAG